Proteins encoded together in one Kutzneria kofuensis window:
- a CDS encoding ABC transporter substrate-binding protein: protein MQRRALALIAGISALALVSACSRAGGSDTPAPAAADQGPATEVHLGYFPNVTHAAALIGLEKGFFAKELGATKLSTQQYNAGPDEVGALLGKSLDAAFIGSGPAINAFAKSEGQGVRLVAGATSGGAQLVVRNGINSAADLKGKTIATPQLANTQDIALKKWLAANDLKAGDGPTDVKVTNADNATTLDLFKKGSIDAAWAPAPWSSRLVIEGGAKVLLDERSQWPDGKFPTTVLIVRTEFLQQHPATVQALIKGELDAVDWASSNKADAEAAVNAQLKKLTGKALAQNVIDDSWGQISLTTDPLAARFPQLAKDQVTAGVAKSAPEVKGFADLTLLNKVLQAAGKPAADAAGLDQK from the coding sequence ATGCAGCGCAGAGCCCTCGCCCTGATCGCCGGAATCTCCGCGTTAGCTCTCGTCTCCGCCTGCTCGCGGGCCGGCGGCAGCGACACCCCCGCGCCGGCCGCCGCCGACCAGGGGCCGGCCACCGAGGTGCACCTCGGCTACTTCCCCAACGTCACGCACGCGGCCGCGCTGATCGGTCTGGAGAAGGGCTTCTTCGCCAAGGAACTGGGCGCCACCAAGCTGTCCACGCAGCAGTACAACGCCGGGCCGGACGAGGTCGGCGCGCTGCTGGGCAAGTCGCTGGACGCCGCGTTCATCGGCTCCGGCCCGGCCATCAACGCCTTCGCCAAGTCCGAGGGGCAGGGCGTGCGGCTGGTCGCCGGGGCCACCTCCGGCGGCGCGCAGCTGGTCGTCCGCAACGGCATCAACTCGGCGGCCGACCTCAAGGGCAAGACGATCGCCACCCCGCAGCTGGCCAACACGCAGGACATCGCGCTGAAGAAGTGGCTGGCCGCCAACGATCTCAAGGCCGGCGACGGGCCGACCGACGTGAAGGTGACCAACGCCGACAACGCCACCACCCTCGACCTGTTCAAGAAGGGCAGCATCGACGCGGCCTGGGCTCCCGCGCCGTGGTCGTCCCGGCTGGTCATCGAGGGCGGCGCCAAGGTGCTGCTCGACGAGCGCTCGCAGTGGCCGGACGGCAAGTTCCCGACCACGGTGCTGATCGTGCGCACCGAGTTCCTGCAGCAGCACCCGGCCACCGTGCAGGCGTTGATCAAGGGTGAGCTGGACGCGGTCGACTGGGCGTCGTCGAACAAGGCCGACGCCGAGGCCGCGGTCAACGCCCAGCTGAAGAAGCTGACCGGCAAGGCGTTGGCGCAGAACGTGATCGACGACTCGTGGGGCCAGATCTCGCTCACCACCGACCCGCTGGCGGCGCGGTTCCCGCAGCTGGCCAAGGACCAGGTGACCGCGGGCGTGGCCAAGTCGGCGCCCGAAGTGAAGGGTTTCGCCGACCTCACGCTGCTGAACAAGGTGTTGCAGGCGGCGGGCAAGCCGGCGGCCGACGCCGCCGGACTCGACCAGAAGTGA
- a CDS encoding ABC transporter ATP-binding protein, protein MTATLETSAMTTAVRLTGVHKSFGAGRSAVSALEGVDLSVAPGEFVCLLGASGCGKTTLLNLVAGLDRPTAGDITLSTSRPAVMFQEAALMPWLTASRNVELALRFGGMRRAARRERAGELLELVRLAGLGDKRPHELSGGMRQRVALARALASAVQGSQDGSPALLLMDEPFSALDAITRDVLQGELLRVWRATNTAVLFVTHDVREAVRLGQRVVLLSSRPGRVVREWQVDGLTAAAEATAVDEINTSLREVISSHAAA, encoded by the coding sequence ATGACCGCGACGCTGGAGACCTCCGCCATGACCACTGCCGTGCGACTGACCGGCGTGCACAAGAGCTTCGGCGCCGGCCGGTCGGCCGTCTCCGCGCTGGAGGGGGTGGACCTGTCGGTCGCGCCGGGCGAGTTCGTGTGCCTGCTCGGCGCGTCCGGCTGCGGCAAGACGACGCTGCTCAACCTGGTCGCCGGCCTGGACCGGCCGACGGCGGGCGACATCACGCTGAGCACCTCCCGGCCGGCGGTGATGTTCCAGGAGGCCGCGCTGATGCCGTGGCTGACGGCGTCCCGCAACGTGGAGCTGGCGCTGCGGTTCGGCGGCATGCGGCGGGCGGCGCGCCGGGAGCGCGCCGGCGAGCTGCTGGAGTTGGTGCGGCTGGCCGGTCTCGGCGACAAGCGGCCGCACGAGCTGTCCGGCGGCATGCGGCAGCGGGTGGCGTTGGCTCGCGCGCTGGCGTCCGCGGTGCAGGGCTCGCAGGACGGTTCGCCGGCGCTGCTGCTGATGGACGAGCCGTTCTCCGCGCTGGACGCGATCACCCGGGACGTGCTGCAGGGCGAGTTGCTGCGGGTGTGGCGGGCCACCAACACCGCCGTGCTGTTCGTGACGCACGACGTGCGTGAGGCGGTCCGGCTGGGGCAGCGTGTGGTGCTGCTGTCCTCGCGGCCCGGCCGGGTGGTGCGCGAGTGGCAGGTGGACGGACTGACCGCCGCCGCGGAGGCGACCGCCGTCGACGAGATCAACACGAGCCTGCGCGAGGTGATCAGCAGCCATGCCGCAGCCTGA
- a CDS encoding ABC transporter permease: protein MPQPDVVDESVAAVEAGLDALDTPSERHRWSWRRAVSVVAPPVIAVVLLLVVWQALWAAAFWPEYQLPAPAAVWQVIVENLQSGQAFEVLWNSVHRAVLGFAAGVLIGTPLGLVVAKVRVVRAAIGPLLSGLQSLPSVAWVPAAVLWFGVTPSTVYFVVLMGSVPSIANGLVAGIDQIPPILPRVGTVLGASRLASARHILLPAALPGYLAGLKQGWAFSWRSLMAAEIIAVSPQLGKGLGAFLEDGRNLSDMPTVIAAIFLILLVGIGIELLVFRPLERSVLRARGLSGAF from the coding sequence ATGCCGCAGCCTGACGTCGTCGACGAGTCCGTCGCGGCGGTCGAGGCGGGCCTGGACGCGCTGGACACGCCGAGCGAGCGGCACCGGTGGAGCTGGCGGCGGGCGGTGTCGGTCGTGGCCCCGCCCGTCATCGCCGTCGTGCTGCTGCTCGTGGTGTGGCAGGCGCTGTGGGCCGCCGCCTTCTGGCCCGAGTACCAGCTGCCCGCGCCGGCCGCGGTGTGGCAGGTCATCGTCGAGAACCTGCAGTCCGGGCAGGCGTTCGAGGTGCTGTGGAACTCCGTGCACCGCGCGGTCCTCGGCTTCGCCGCCGGCGTGCTGATCGGCACGCCGCTCGGCCTGGTCGTGGCCAAGGTGCGGGTCGTGCGGGCGGCGATCGGGCCGCTGCTGTCGGGCCTGCAGAGCCTGCCGTCGGTGGCGTGGGTGCCGGCCGCGGTGCTGTGGTTCGGCGTGACGCCGTCGACGGTGTACTTCGTGGTGCTGATGGGTTCCGTGCCGTCGATCGCCAACGGCCTGGTGGCCGGCATCGACCAGATCCCGCCGATCCTGCCGCGCGTGGGCACCGTGCTGGGCGCGTCCCGGCTGGCCTCGGCCCGGCACATCCTGCTGCCGGCCGCGCTGCCGGGCTACCTGGCCGGCCTGAAGCAGGGCTGGGCCTTCTCCTGGCGGTCGCTGATGGCGGCGGAGATCATCGCCGTGTCGCCGCAGCTGGGCAAGGGGCTCGGCGCGTTCCTGGAGGACGGCCGCAACCTCAGCGACATGCCGACCGTGATCGCCGCCATCTTCCTGATCCTGCTCGTGGGCATCGGCATCGAACTGCTGGTGTTCCGGCCGCTGGAGCGCTCGGTGCTGCGAGCGCGTGGACTGAGCGGAGCCTTCTGA
- a CDS encoding sirohydrochlorin chelatase: MTPLIAVAHGSRDPRSAATVHELLDVVRALRPGLDVRAAFLDLSAPRLGDVLSAVAWDGHREAVVVPLLLGSAYHAKVDVPAAARHPRLSIRIADVLGPDPRLESAALRRLAAAGVRHDDPEVGIVLAAAGSSHAPANALVHKVARRWARGSGWAGVTAAFAAAAEPGVATAISRLREAGAKRIALGSWFLAPGLLPDRVIAQARSAAPDVTIAQPLGADIDVAELVLHRYSAAAMGAVGVRSA, translated from the coding sequence GTGACACCGCTGATCGCCGTCGCCCACGGCAGCCGCGACCCCCGTTCGGCCGCGACCGTGCACGAGTTGCTGGACGTGGTGCGGGCGCTGCGGCCCGGCCTGGACGTGCGGGCGGCGTTCCTCGACCTCTCCGCGCCGCGGCTGGGCGACGTGCTGTCCGCGGTGGCGTGGGACGGTCACCGGGAGGCGGTCGTGGTGCCGCTGCTGCTCGGAAGTGCTTACCACGCAAAGGTTGACGTGCCGGCAGCCGCGCGGCACCCGCGGCTGTCCATTCGCATCGCGGACGTGCTCGGCCCGGATCCGCGGCTGGAGTCGGCCGCGCTGCGCCGATTGGCCGCCGCCGGTGTACGCCATGACGACCCGGAGGTCGGCATCGTTCTGGCCGCGGCGGGATCATCCCACGCGCCGGCGAATGCGTTGGTGCACAAGGTCGCGCGGCGCTGGGCCCGCGGCTCCGGCTGGGCCGGCGTGACGGCCGCTTTCGCCGCGGCGGCCGAACCCGGTGTGGCTACGGCGATCTCGCGCCTGCGGGAGGCCGGCGCGAAGCGGATCGCGCTCGGATCCTGGTTCCTGGCCCCGGGTCTACTACCCGACCGGGTCATCGCTCAGGCCCGATCGGCCGCGCCTGATGTGACGATCGCTCAGCCTCTCGGCGCCGACATCGATGTGGCGGAACTGGTGCTGCACCGCTATTCGGCGGCAGCGATGGGCGCGGTCGGCGTACGCTCAGCCTGA
- a CDS encoding cyclase translates to MIKTSSRLLAGAALAIVPLLGLAGVASADTQSVNYSCQGKAAGQTTNTSLSQNVDSTAPATVAPGGSLSITLAPQVNTVPTSAGAFTVKSVKNLTLAVPIPANATLVSFSLSGGSGIGTASAAQVGNNIVTSVTGPIAGGAQFQLPALTLNLTAGDSGAITTTLAGTSYTDAGLKFTTTVSVFGFPVDAPTACYPNPAPTLTSTTIG, encoded by the coding sequence GTGATCAAGACCAGCTCACGCCTGCTGGCCGGTGCGGCCCTGGCGATCGTGCCACTGCTGGGGCTGGCCGGTGTAGCCTCGGCCGACACCCAGTCTGTGAACTACTCCTGCCAGGGCAAGGCGGCCGGGCAGACGACCAACACGAGCCTGTCCCAGAACGTCGACTCCACCGCGCCCGCGACGGTGGCGCCCGGCGGCTCGCTGTCCATCACGCTCGCCCCCCAGGTCAACACCGTGCCGACCTCGGCCGGCGCGTTCACCGTCAAGTCCGTCAAGAACCTGACGCTGGCCGTGCCGATCCCGGCGAACGCGACCCTGGTGTCGTTCAGCCTGTCCGGCGGCTCCGGCATCGGCACCGCGTCCGCCGCCCAGGTGGGCAACAACATCGTCACCTCGGTGACCGGCCCCATCGCCGGCGGCGCGCAGTTCCAACTGCCGGCGCTGACGCTCAACCTGACCGCCGGTGACTCCGGCGCCATCACCACCACGCTGGCCGGCACCAGCTACACCGACGCCGGCCTGAAGTTCACCACCACCGTGTCGGTCTTCGGCTTCCCCGTCGACGCGCCGACCGCGTGCTACCCGAACCCGGCCCCGACGCTGACCAGCACCACGATCGGCTGA
- a CDS encoding S53 family peptidase: protein MSDTDAGRSSAGSPWRRRLQAATIAAVSLTVVATPLASAQTTQAGLVPQAVGKVPAIPHGAVAAAAPASDAKLNLSVALAPRDQAALDAFVQQVSDPKSPQYKHYLGKGQFGGVFGATKQTIDAVTKALKDAGLNPGPATPDGLSIPVTATAAEVHSALGVDFAGYKLSDGRTTFANTSAPKLPASVASSVTGVLGLNNLVKVAPSHTKPQGPAHAAANPSATRPNTVTPGLCQDVAQAAAGAGWTDTQTFWQPGSLSQSYGYNTAQLYTQYGDNGNGVTVALFELEDFDWQDIVDFQRCMNAHANVNKIVVNPQKPPTRPVVHTDDDQTGLESALDIEYVNGIAPGATVNVYQGPDWQDATSADATAVYQRMVNDDTAQVISTSWGTCEYNVQAFDPGRITAEKAIFQQAAAQGQTVLAAAGDTGSSDCYHGTGSTNGSVLSVDDPAGQPYVTAVGGTRMFGTNGVETVWNTGNGATGGGVSAVQSLSGAGNYQANVSGPGYSCARTDGSTCRQVPDVAALASADTRYLVSFGEFTPPGQTQPETDWWLVGGTSGATPVWAAIIALANSSHACAATGPVGFANPALYAAPQGTFRDVTTGNNFMSVSGNTSGLYNAGVGYDLTTGLGTPRAPQVVEAVCNAKAGPAGSAYTPVAPARLMDTRTDGTTLHSNGTRQLKVAGLGGVPATGATAVVLNVTVTNPSASSFLTVYPDGQPRPISSNLNYTAGVTVPNLVTVRVGDNGIVDFYNLSGNVDVVADVFGYYSTDGASLYKAAGPARLMDTRDNGGAIGEGQTRTLPIEGAAGIPASGVTAVVLNVTATNPNAGSFLTVYPGGTAAPQSSNLNYSPGQTIANLVTVPVGTDGSVAFLNHYGSVDVIADVFGYYTNSGDGLHFHPTAPARLADSRTGAGLINNNGVPIGPGAVTQVAIQNVNGAAGNNGPLGTAGALALNVTATNPTASSFITVYGSSMQRPSSSNLNFTPGLTIPNSVVVPTNGGAINLYNFQGSVDVVVDLFGYFA from the coding sequence ATGTCAGACACAGACGCCGGCAGATCCTCTGCCGGGTCACCGTGGCGTCGCCGGCTACAGGCGGCGACCATCGCGGCAGTCAGTCTCACGGTCGTCGCGACGCCGCTGGCGTCGGCGCAGACCACTCAGGCGGGCCTGGTCCCGCAGGCCGTCGGCAAGGTGCCGGCCATCCCGCACGGTGCGGTCGCGGCGGCGGCGCCCGCATCCGACGCCAAGCTCAACCTCTCGGTGGCTCTGGCCCCGCGCGACCAGGCCGCGCTGGACGCCTTCGTCCAGCAGGTCTCGGACCCGAAGTCCCCGCAGTACAAGCACTACCTCGGCAAGGGGCAGTTCGGGGGCGTCTTCGGCGCGACCAAGCAGACCATCGACGCCGTCACCAAGGCGCTGAAGGACGCGGGCCTGAACCCGGGTCCGGCCACGCCGGACGGCCTGAGCATCCCGGTCACCGCGACGGCGGCTGAGGTTCACTCGGCGCTGGGCGTGGACTTCGCCGGCTACAAGCTGTCGGACGGCCGGACCACGTTCGCCAACACGTCGGCGCCGAAGCTGCCGGCGTCGGTCGCGTCCTCGGTGACGGGCGTGCTGGGCCTGAACAACCTGGTCAAGGTCGCGCCCAGCCACACCAAGCCGCAGGGGCCGGCCCACGCGGCGGCGAATCCCAGTGCGACACGGCCCAACACCGTCACCCCGGGCCTCTGTCAGGATGTCGCTCAGGCCGCTGCAGGCGCAGGCTGGACTGACACTCAAACGTTCTGGCAGCCCGGCTCGCTGTCCCAGTCCTACGGCTACAACACCGCGCAGCTGTACACGCAGTACGGCGACAACGGAAACGGCGTGACGGTCGCGCTCTTCGAACTCGAGGACTTCGACTGGCAGGACATCGTCGACTTCCAGCGGTGCATGAACGCGCACGCCAACGTGAACAAGATCGTTGTCAACCCGCAGAAGCCGCCGACACGGCCGGTCGTGCACACCGACGACGACCAGACCGGCCTCGAGTCGGCGCTGGACATCGAGTACGTGAACGGCATCGCACCGGGCGCCACGGTCAACGTCTACCAGGGGCCGGACTGGCAGGACGCCACTAGCGCCGACGCGACCGCCGTCTACCAGCGGATGGTGAACGACGACACTGCGCAGGTGATCTCCACCAGTTGGGGCACCTGCGAGTACAACGTGCAGGCGTTCGACCCGGGCCGGATCACCGCCGAGAAGGCGATCTTCCAGCAGGCGGCCGCCCAGGGACAGACGGTGCTCGCGGCCGCGGGCGACACGGGTTCCAGCGACTGCTACCACGGCACCGGCTCGACCAACGGCAGTGTGCTCAGCGTTGACGACCCGGCGGGTCAGCCTTATGTGACCGCCGTCGGCGGCACGCGGATGTTCGGCACCAACGGCGTCGAGACCGTGTGGAACACGGGCAACGGTGCCACTGGTGGCGGTGTCTCGGCCGTGCAGTCCCTTTCGGGTGCGGGCAACTACCAGGCCAACGTCAGTGGCCCCGGCTACAGCTGCGCCAGGACCGACGGTTCGACGTGCCGGCAGGTTCCGGACGTGGCCGCGTTGGCTTCGGCCGACACGAGGTATCTCGTTTCGTTCGGTGAGTTCACGCCGCCGGGCCAGACCCAGCCCGAGACCGACTGGTGGCTGGTGGGCGGCACGAGCGGTGCCACCCCGGTGTGGGCCGCGATCATCGCGCTGGCCAACAGCAGCCACGCCTGCGCCGCGACGGGTCCGGTCGGATTCGCGAACCCGGCGCTGTACGCCGCGCCGCAGGGCACTTTCCGTGACGTCACCACCGGCAACAACTTCATGTCCGTGTCCGGCAACACGTCCGGGCTGTACAACGCGGGCGTGGGTTATGACCTGACCACCGGCCTTGGTACGCCGCGTGCGCCGCAGGTCGTCGAGGCGGTCTGCAACGCGAAGGCGGGGCCGGCGGGTAGCGCGTACACCCCGGTGGCGCCGGCGCGGCTGATGGACACCCGCACGGACGGCACGACGCTGCACTCGAACGGCACTCGCCAGCTGAAGGTGGCGGGCCTGGGTGGCGTGCCGGCGACGGGTGCGACCGCGGTGGTGCTGAACGTGACGGTGACGAACCCGTCGGCCAGCAGCTTCCTGACGGTGTACCCGGACGGGCAGCCGCGGCCGATCTCGTCGAACCTGAACTACACGGCGGGTGTGACGGTCCCGAACCTGGTGACGGTGCGGGTCGGTGACAACGGCATCGTCGACTTCTACAACCTCTCGGGCAACGTGGACGTGGTGGCGGACGTGTTCGGCTACTACTCGACGGACGGCGCGAGCCTGTACAAGGCGGCGGGCCCGGCCCGGCTGATGGACACCCGGGACAACGGCGGCGCGATCGGCGAGGGCCAGACCCGCACGCTGCCGATCGAGGGCGCGGCCGGCATCCCGGCCTCGGGTGTCACGGCGGTCGTGCTGAACGTGACGGCGACCAACCCGAACGCGGGCAGCTTCCTGACGGTCTACCCGGGCGGCACGGCCGCGCCGCAGTCGTCGAACCTGAACTACTCGCCGGGCCAGACCATCGCCAACCTGGTGACGGTCCCGGTGGGCACGGACGGCTCGGTGGCCTTCCTCAACCACTACGGCAGTGTCGACGTGATCGCGGACGTGTTCGGCTACTACACCAACAGCGGTGACGGCCTGCACTTCCACCCGACGGCCCCGGCCCGGCTGGCCGACAGCCGCACGGGCGCCGGCCTGATCAACAACAACGGCGTGCCGATCGGTCCGGGCGCCGTGACGCAGGTGGCGATCCAGAACGTCAACGGCGCGGCGGGCAACAACGGCCCGCTGGGCACGGCCGGCGCGCTGGCGCTGAACGTGACGGCGACGAACCCGACGGCCAGCAGCTTCATCACGGTCTACGGGTCGAGCATGCAGCGGCCGTCCTCGTCGAACCTGAACTTCACTCCGGGTCTGACGATTCCGAACTCCGTGGTCGTGCCGACCAACGGCGGCGCGATCAACCTGTACAACTTCCAGGGTTCGGTGGACGTGGTGGTCGACCTGTTCGGCTACTTCGCCTGA
- a CDS encoding DUF6086 family protein, whose product MSVSFQLRDAPDNLWNPASGVGRTYLGVARLIEAENPEFPALDTWLSVWTSDDYWIDPAGLAGWLRVVLDSSVVGHTQYLRLTRGFLEISLGMLFRAGGDIEAANSDQAELIAVGRELARTLVR is encoded by the coding sequence ATGAGTGTCAGCTTCCAGCTCCGGGATGCGCCGGACAACCTGTGGAACCCGGCCAGCGGTGTCGGGCGCACTTACCTCGGCGTCGCCCGGCTGATCGAGGCCGAGAACCCGGAGTTTCCCGCGCTGGACACCTGGCTGAGCGTCTGGACCAGTGACGACTACTGGATCGACCCGGCGGGTCTGGCCGGCTGGCTCCGGGTGGTCCTCGACAGCTCGGTCGTCGGGCACACGCAGTACCTCCGCCTGACTCGCGGTTTCCTCGAGATCAGCCTGGGCATGTTGTTCCGGGCGGGTGGCGACATCGAGGCCGCCAACTCGGACCAGGCCGAGTTGATCGCGGTCGGCCGGGAGTTGGCCCGGACGCTGGTTCGCTGA